The Acidobacteriota bacterium sequence GCGGACGAGGTCGCCGAACATCCCGCTCGGTTTGCTGACGGTCTTGGTAATCACGATGGGCACCAGGCTGACGGCCGTCACGACCCGGTTGCTCTGTTCGCCGCCCAGAGAGCTGTTGACCAGCGCGGTGTTGGGAATCTCCTGTCCGCCCGCGACGTCGGGATCGATCGTTACCTGGAAGCTCAGCGTTCTGGACTCGAACGGGCTGAAGTCGCCCAGGTCCCAGAACAGGCTGTCGGTGGCGGGATCCCAGACACCTCCGCCGGTAATGGAGCCGGGGACGTATGTCGTGGAATCGGGGATGGCGTCAAGAACAACCACGTCCTGTGCTATCGCGGGATTGTCATTGATAACGGTAATCGTATAAGTAAGCGGGTCACCCGGGGAAGCCAGCGTGGCGCTGACGTCTTTGCTGATTCCCATGGTACCGGTGGGTTCATCGACTACGGTCTCAACCCTGTTGCTGACCCACAACAGGGGGTAGGCGGCGGCCGCGCTCGGTTCATCGAAGCTTGCGACAGCCAGGTTCGAGACTACCGTCGGGAACTTTGTAAACGGCCCGTCAAGAATGACCTTGAAGGACAACTGCACTTCCTTACCTGAATCCGGAGCCGGGATGTTCCATCTGACCAGGTCCTCTCCGGGATCGTAGCTGCCTACCCCGATGATACTGCCGGGAACGTAGCCGGTCGAATCCGGTACGGTGTCAACGACCATGATTGGTCCCTCAATATCCCGGCTGTTGTTTCTTATCGTGAGCGTGTAGAGCAGCGTGTCGCCGCTGAAGGCGGTCGTCTTATCGACTTCCTTTGTTATCGATAATGAGGGCGAGACCTTTATAATCCCGGAGGTCATGTCCTGCCCGCAGGCATCGACAACCGTCAACTCCACCGTGTAGGTGCCGGTGTCCGTATAGACGTGCGTCGGATGCTGCGCGTCCGAGGTTCCGCCGTCGCCGAAGTCCCACGACCAGGAGTCGATGCCAAGCTCGCTCGTGGAAAGGTCGGTGAAGTCGACCGAGAGCGGGGCAGTGCCGCTGTTGCGTGAGGCGCTGAAAGCGGCGGACGGCCCGCCGTACACGGTGACATATTTCTCCTTGGTGACGCGGAGGGTGTCGTCGCCGTTGACGGCCGCAAGGGCAACGGTGTACTTCCCGGCCGCCTTGTATATATGCTGAACGTCTTGGCCGGAGCCGGCGTTGTCACCGCCGCTGTCGGGATCGCCGAAATCCCAGATCCACTCGCTGATCTCACACGGACCGCTGTAAGTCCCGGCAAAGTCGACGGTCAACTCGGCGCATCCCTGCAAGGGCTTGCCGGAAAAGTCCACCGAGCAGATATCATAGACGTAGATATACTCGACCTTCTCCTCGGTGTCCTCTCCGCACTCATCACTGACCGTCAGCGTGACTGTGTACCGACCAGCAGCCGTGTAGGTGTGCGAAGGGTCCTGCACGTCGGACGTGCCGCCGTCGCCGAAATCCCACGACCAGGTGTTGATCTTCAACTCGCTGGTGGAATGATCCTTGAAATCGACGGTCAGGGGAACAAGCCCGGACCTCGGATCACCGCTGAAGTCAGCCGTCGGGCCGCCAAAGACCGTTATATACTTGGTCTTCGTTTCGGTATCATCACCGCAGGCGTTGCTGACTTTGAGCGTCACGTCGTAGACACCCGCATCGTTATACGTGTGGGTGGGATGCCGGTCAGTCGAGGTCGTGCCGTCACCGAACTGCCATGACCAGGACTCGGCGTGTTGCGACAGGTCGGTGAACTTTACCGCCAGGGGAGCACAGCCCTCGGTAGGATCAGCCTTGAAATCAGCGGTAGGTTCGGGGAGCACGGTGATGTACTCAGTCTTTTTTTCGGTGTCATCACCGCAGATGTTGGTCACAGTCAGGGTAACGTCGTACGTGCCGGGAGCGGTGTAGGTATGGCTCGGATTCTGTTCGGTCGAGGAACCGCCGTCGCCGAAAGTCCATGCCCACGTATCGGGATAGGTCGACTGGTCTTCAAAGCTGACCTTGAAGGGGCTGCAGCCGGTTCGTGACTTGGTCGTAAAGTCGGCCGTGGGGGAGGTCTTGATCTCTACGTAGTGGCTCTTGGTCTCGGAGTCCTGGCCGCCGGGTCCGGTGACCGTAAGGGTGATGGTATACAGGCCCGGTGACATGTACCAGTGGGTTGGATTCTCCTCGACCGAGTAGTTGGCGGCGCCGCTGGCGGGATCACCGAAGTCCCATTGCCACTGGTAGATGTAGCCCTGCGAATAGTCGGTGAAGTGCACCTTGAGCGAATCGCAGC is a genomic window containing:
- a CDS encoding PKD domain-containing protein encodes the protein MTTYHNSNCGRVAITLLLITCVLVFWALPARAESGCSGECDSPLARELHTFSPDTDIAACPPPVADFCACPRKGCDSLKVHFTDYSQGYIYQWQWDFGDPASGAANYSVEENPTHWYMSPGLYTITLTVTGPGGQDSETKSHYVEIKTSPTADFTTKSRTGCSPFKVSFEDQSTYPDTWAWTFGDGGSSTEQNPSHTYTAPGTYDVTLTVTNICGDDTEKKTEYITVLPEPTADFKADPTEGCAPLAVKFTDLSQHAESWSWQFGDGTTSTDRHPTHTYNDAGVYDVTLKVSNACGDDTETKTKYITVFGGPTADFSGDPRSGLVPLTVDFKDHSTSELKINTWSWDFGDGGTSDVQDPSHTYTAAGRYTVTLTVSDECGEDTEEKVEYIYVYDICSVDFSGKPLQGCAELTVDFAGTYSGPCEISEWIWDFGDPDSGGDNAGSGQDVQHIYKAAGKYTVALAAVNGDDTLRVTKEKYVTVYGGPSAAFSASRNSGTAPLSVDFTDLSTSELGIDSWSWDFGDGGTSDAQHPTHVYTDTGTYTVELTVVDACGQDMTSGIIKVSPSLSITKEVDKTTAFSGDTLLYTLTIRNNSRDIEGPIMVVDTVPDSTGYVPGSIIGVGSYDPGEDLVRWNIPAPDSGKEVQLSFKVILDGPFTKFPTVVSNLAVASFDEPSAAAAYPLLWVSNRVETVVDEPTGTMGISKDVSATLASPGDPLTYTITVINDNPAIAQDVVVLDAIPDSTTYVPGSITGGGVWDPATDSLFWDLGDFSPFESRTLSFQVTIDPDVAGGQEIPNTALVNSSLGGEQSNRVVTAVSLVPIVITKTVSKPSGMFGDLVRFTITVENYTNQLFTDVHVIDTMPGGIFYTAGTSLRNSASVSDPAGDNPYDWPLDELPPSGTITVEYTALIGASAHPGVNENVARAYGYQGANLVRSNRAVAQIYVLSYTLTGAIRGKVMVDCDGDGIADMDYAPVGTDVYLDDGSQSRVNKEGMFYFSTVRAGERVVALDERDLDGYYIPEGAQASVFVHVHETGESYVIFRICPEYPHLDITKKASIVPTVKVTKTARLNPEKITDSLGAMVDYQIDIKSNGLADPTQVRVVDSFPSDARLMLDEKLSLVPIRDGSQLVYEVSAAQERLQKSAYYSLRDLSPGVRRFLTNKVYLEGDLARAGEPARPVFSEPIEVAVGPLQLAPPQDIQVTLTPALFITAKAFLQPPAISQLEAVADSIQKYADADIKVEGHCDYRRIHTKRFPSNWELGEARARAVVDWLVENRGVDRDRLAYESFAATRPIDTGHTEKAWQRNRRTEVIIKARVAGFIDPAVLGADKWESSTSLALDPVKFDTLFEPPPTPMEIGLDDSWEIVLTVENVGTIAAENAVLTDVLPDGVEYIGNSATIDGRAITADVSAQTLNVTLERVDPSQTIELRYRVRALQGRTPTGGGAASIEVITSNNLPVVQKSNEVRFK